One segment of Gordonia terrae DNA contains the following:
- the nusG gene encoding transcription termination/antitermination protein NusG, with amino-acid sequence MSTPENELASTDSVDVADADVDAADVDAAVTDAVDTEGHAVADDAVVEGDEAAAEDTVSEDAADADEAPAEETEVDPVEELRKQLRRAPGDWYVIHSYAGYENKVKANLETRVQNLDVGDYIFQVEVPTEEVTEIKNGQPKKVNRKVLPGYILVRMELNDESWGAVRNTPGVTGFVGMTSKPSPLSLNEVLQFLMPRTEAKKPAASRGSAADGVEAAAAAASNVIEVDFEVGESVTVMDGPFATLPASISEVNAEQRKVKVLVSIFGRETPVELGFNQVEKI; translated from the coding sequence GTGAGCACCCCGGAGAACGAACTCGCCTCGACCGATTCCGTCGACGTGGCCGATGCCGACGTCGACGCAGCCGATGTCGACGCGGCCGTGACCGACGCGGTGGACACCGAGGGTCACGCGGTTGCCGACGACGCGGTCGTCGAGGGTGACGAGGCCGCGGCCGAGGACACGGTCTCCGAGGATGCCGCCGACGCCGACGAGGCCCCCGCCGAGGAGACCGAGGTCGATCCGGTCGAGGAACTGCGCAAGCAACTCCGGCGCGCCCCCGGCGACTGGTACGTGATCCACAGCTACGCCGGCTACGAGAACAAGGTGAAGGCCAACCTCGAGACCCGCGTGCAGAACCTCGATGTCGGCGACTACATCTTCCAGGTCGAGGTGCCGACCGAAGAGGTCACCGAGATCAAGAACGGCCAGCCCAAGAAGGTCAACCGCAAGGTGCTGCCGGGTTACATCCTCGTCCGCATGGAACTCAACGACGAGTCGTGGGGCGCCGTGCGCAACACGCCGGGCGTCACCGGTTTCGTCGGGATGACCAGCAAGCCGTCGCCGCTGTCCCTCAACGAGGTGCTGCAGTTCCTGATGCCGCGCACCGAGGCCAAGAAGCCCGCCGCATCGCGCGGGTCTGCGGCCGACGGTGTCGAGGCCGCAGCGGCAGCCGCGTCGAACGTCATCGAGGTCGACTTCGAGGTCGGCGAGTCGGTCACCGTCATGGACGGCCCGTTCGCCACGCTTCCCGCGTCGATCAGCGAGGTCAACGCCGAGCAGCGCAAGGTCAAGGTGCTCGTGTCGATCTTCGGTCGCGAGACGCCGGTCGAGCTCGGGTTCAACCAGGTCGAGAAGATCTGA
- the rplK gene encoding 50S ribosomal protein L11 produces MPPKKKKLAGIIKLQISAGQANPAPPVGPALGQHGVNIMEFCKAYNAATESQRGNVIPVEIFVYEDRSFDFKLKTPPAAKLLLKAAGLQKGSGEPHTNKVGKVSMDQVREIAKTKAEDLNANDIDQAAKIIAGTARSMGITVEG; encoded by the coding sequence ATGCCTCCCAAGAAGAAGAAGCTCGCCGGGATCATCAAGCTCCAGATCTCGGCAGGCCAGGCCAACCCGGCCCCGCCCGTGGGTCCGGCGCTCGGTCAGCACGGCGTGAACATCATGGAGTTCTGCAAGGCGTACAACGCGGCGACCGAGTCGCAGCGCGGCAACGTCATCCCGGTCGAGATCTTCGTGTACGAAGATCGCTCCTTCGACTTCAAGTTGAAGACCCCGCCGGCTGCGAAGCTCCTCCTGAAGGCCGCCGGCCTGCAGAAGGGCTCGGGCGAGCCCCACACCAACAAGGTCGGCAAGGTGAGCATGGACCAGGTCCGTGAGATCGCCAAGACCAAGGCCGAAGACCTCAATGCCAACGACATCGACCAGGCCGCGAAGATCATCGCCGGTACTGCTCGGTCCATGGGCATCACGGTCGAGGGCTGA
- the rplA gene encoding 50S ribosomal protein L1 has protein sequence MSKKSKAYAAAAEKVDKTKLYSPLEAVELAKDTSSKNTDATVEVAIRLGVDPRKADQMVRGTVNLPHGTGKTARVIVFAAGDKAAEATAAGADEVGAEDLIERIQGGWLDFDAAIATPDQMAKVGRIARVLGPRGLMPNPKTGTVTTDVTKAVNDIKGGKINFRVDKAANLHFVIGKASFDPAKLAENYGAAFDEIMRAKPSAAKGRYIKKVTVSTTTGPGIPVDPAVTRNFAEAPQA, from the coding sequence ATGAGCAAGAAGAGCAAGGCCTACGCGGCCGCGGCCGAAAAGGTCGACAAGACCAAGCTGTACAGCCCGCTGGAGGCTGTGGAGCTGGCCAAGGACACGTCGTCGAAGAACACCGACGCGACCGTCGAGGTCGCGATTCGGCTGGGCGTCGACCCCCGTAAGGCAGACCAGATGGTTCGAGGCACCGTCAATCTGCCGCACGGTACGGGTAAGACCGCCCGCGTGATCGTGTTCGCCGCAGGCGACAAGGCCGCCGAGGCCACCGCCGCCGGTGCCGACGAGGTCGGCGCCGAGGATCTGATCGAGCGCATCCAGGGCGGTTGGCTGGACTTCGACGCCGCGATCGCCACCCCGGATCAGATGGCCAAGGTCGGCCGCATCGCGCGTGTCCTCGGACCCCGCGGCCTGATGCCGAACCCGAAGACGGGCACCGTGACCACCGACGTCACCAAGGCCGTCAACGACATCAAGGGCGGCAAGATCAACTTCCGCGTCGACAAGGCTGCGAACCTGCACTTCGTCATCGGCAAGGCGTCGTTCGACCCGGCCAAGCTGGCCGAGAACTACGGCGCTGCGTTCGACGAGATCATGCGCGCCAAGCCGTCGGCTGCCAAGGGCCGCTACATCAAGAAGGTCACCGTCTCCACCACGACGGGCCCGGGCATCCCGGTCGACCCGGCGGTCACCCGCAACTTCGCGGAGGCACCGCAGGCCTGA
- a CDS encoding HNH endonuclease signature motif containing protein, with protein sequence MSDESATPKPRAVELVTELHAILDELQTVDLAPCTDAELTDVAAETERAIARLTVAGDRQIDQAEARDLPRKTGCRTLMQFMTHRLRVSNPVRRRKQMDATAHRTSLGGEVLPPEYPCLAEAFAAGAVGSAHVQAALDVLDQIPHAVEHDVKVAAERQMAEIAADHTPADITQLGARLLAHLDPDGTLAHDTDRKRRRNLWIGRQRADGTATISGTLTPELAARLTMMFAVWGKPGLNNLDDPDSPRGPAGAVDPDAVALAADRDGRTLAQTNHDALDAALAAGFAAGALGKSHRGLPVQLIIKADLSDLIREAGLATTATGTLLPIPDLVAMAGGFQPWLAVLKDATAVPLYFGRGKRLATREQRLVSFARPDGEVCSAPGCDQPATQVELHHAHKDWAEGGLTDIDDLAPACPRHNRMVGDAPGQYTTRIERSGPDEGRCIWRLNAEPGAPPNPEHINRRPDIPRRFAEHLCDIRAEIHGPTTRGFRRLGRRTLRDAPSASSGRSSGSWADAPSESFGRSSGSKGPGDPSRPNPSRPDAVGYGDRGRRLELAYRQLIHPPALPEHLITQPLTPVEAALARVLADHA encoded by the coding sequence ATGTCTGACGAATCAGCCACGCCGAAACCGCGAGCCGTCGAACTCGTCACCGAGTTGCATGCGATCCTCGACGAACTGCAGACCGTGGACCTGGCGCCATGTACCGACGCCGAGTTGACTGACGTGGCAGCCGAGACCGAACGCGCCATCGCGCGACTGACCGTCGCCGGTGACCGGCAGATCGATCAGGCCGAGGCCCGCGACCTCCCCCGCAAGACCGGCTGCCGAACGCTCATGCAGTTCATGACCCACCGGCTGCGAGTCTCCAACCCTGTGCGGCGTCGTAAGCAGATGGACGCCACCGCCCACCGGACCAGCCTCGGCGGCGAGGTCCTCCCACCCGAATACCCCTGCCTCGCTGAGGCGTTCGCTGCGGGAGCGGTTGGCTCTGCACACGTGCAGGCCGCCCTCGATGTCCTCGACCAGATCCCCCACGCCGTCGAGCATGATGTGAAAGTCGCTGCCGAGCGTCAGATGGCCGAGATCGCCGCCGACCACACGCCTGCCGACATCACGCAACTCGGTGCGCGGTTGCTCGCCCACCTCGACCCCGACGGCACCCTGGCCCACGACACCGACCGGAAACGGCGCCGCAACCTGTGGATCGGACGCCAACGCGCCGACGGCACCGCCACCATCTCCGGCACCCTCACCCCCGAACTCGCCGCCCGGCTGACGATGATGTTCGCCGTTTGGGGCAAGCCGGGACTCAACAACCTAGACGACCCGGATTCGCCCCGCGGGCCGGCGGGAGCTGTCGATCCCGACGCCGTGGCGCTCGCGGCCGATCGTGATGGGCGCACCCTCGCGCAGACCAATCACGATGCGCTCGATGCCGCCCTGGCCGCGGGTTTCGCCGCCGGCGCACTCGGAAAGTCGCACCGCGGGCTGCCCGTGCAACTGATCATCAAAGCCGACCTCTCCGACCTGATCCGCGAAGCCGGGCTCGCCACCACCGCCACCGGCACCCTGCTGCCCATCCCCGACCTGGTCGCGATGGCCGGCGGCTTTCAACCATGGTTGGCAGTATTGAAGGACGCCACCGCCGTCCCGCTGTACTTCGGACGCGGCAAACGCCTCGCCACCCGCGAACAACGCCTCGTCTCCTTCGCCCGCCCCGACGGTGAAGTCTGTTCCGCACCCGGATGCGACCAGCCCGCCACCCAGGTCGAACTCCATCACGCCCACAAGGACTGGGCCGAGGGCGGTCTCACCGACATCGACGACCTCGCACCCGCCTGCCCCCGCCACAACCGCATGGTCGGTGACGCACCCGGGCAATACACCACCCGAATCGAACGGTCCGGACCCGACGAAGGCCGCTGCATCTGGCGACTCAACGCCGAACCCGGCGCACCACCCAACCCCGAACACATCAACCGCCGGCCCGACATACCCCGGCGGTTCGCCGAACACCTATGCGACATACGCGCCGAGATCCACGGACCGACCACCCGAGGGTTTCGCAGACTCGGTCGCCGGACCCTTCGTGACGCGCCCTCCGCAAGCTCCGGGCGCTCCTCAGGGAGCTGGGCTGACGCGCCCTCCGAAAGCTTCGGGCGCTCCTCAGGGAGCAAGGGGCCCGGCGACCCGTCGCGCCCAAACCCGTCGCGCCCCGACGCCGTCGGCTATGGCGACCGCGGCCGACGCCTCGAACTCGCCTACCGACAACTCATCCACCCACCGGCACTGCCGGAGCACCTCATCACCCAGCCCCTGACCCCAGTCGAAGCAGCCCTTGCACGCGTACTCGCCGACCACGCGTGA